DNA sequence from the Coriobacteriia bacterium genome:
TCGTCCTCGTTCGCGGCGGCCGCGTGAAGGACCTCCCCGGCGTTCGCTACAAGATCATCCGGGCGGCGCTGGACTGCGCCGGAGTGAGCGACCGCAACCAGGCCCGCTCGCGGTACGGGGTGAAGAAGGCCAAGTAGACCCGGCCCGCCCGTCGGGGCGGGGGCCGGCGTGAGGAGAGACAGTCATGCCAAGGCGTGCAGCGGCACAGCGCAGGGAGACCCTGCCCGACCCGGTCTACAACAACCGGCTCGTCACCCAGCTCATAAACAAGGTGCTCCTCGACGGGAAGCGCTCCTTGTCCGAGCGCATCGTCTACGACGCCTTCGACATCATCGAGCGCAAGACGGGCAACGACCCGCTCGCGACGTTCAAGAAGGCGATGGACAACGTCCGCCCCACGCTGGAGGTGCGTCCGAAGCGTGTCGGCGGTGCGACGTATCAGGTCCCCGTCGAGGTGAACAGCCGCCGCGCGACCACCCTGGCGATCCGCTGGATCGTGGGCTTCTCGCGGAAGCGCCGTGAGAAGACCATGTCCGAGCGGCTGGCCGGCGAGATCATAGACGCCGTGGCAGGACAGGGCGCGTCCGTGAAGCGCCGCGAGGACCTGTACAAGATGGCCGAGTCCAACCGGGCGTTCAGCCACTACCGCTGGTAGGGGCCGGGCGGCGGTAGGAGAAGAGGTACCGATCCGAGATGGCTGCGCGTTACCCGCTGACCAAGACACGCAACATCGGCATCATGGCGCACATCGACGCCGGTAAGACCAC
Encoded proteins:
- the rpsG gene encoding 30S ribosomal protein S7; its protein translation is MPRRAAAQRRETLPDPVYNNRLVTQLINKVLLDGKRSLSERIVYDAFDIIERKTGNDPLATFKKAMDNVRPTLEVRPKRVGGATYQVPVEVNSRRATTLAIRWIVGFSRKRREKTMSERLAGEIIDAVAGQGASVKRREDLYKMAESNRAFSHYRW